The DNA sequence GCCTCGGCACCATGGGGTACGCGGTGCCGGCGGCGATGGGCGCGCAGTTCGGCGTCCCCGGCACCCAGGTGTGGGCGATCGACGGCGACGGCTGCTTCCAGATGACCAACCAGGAGCTGGCCACCTGCGCCATCGAGGGCGCGCCGATCAAGGTCGCCGTCATCAACAACGGCAACCTGGGCATGGTCCGGCAGTGGCAGAACCTCTTCTACTCGGAGCGGTACTCCAACACCGACCTCGGCACGCACAAGCACCGCATCCCGGACTTCGTGCTGCTCGCCGAGGCGCTGGGCTGCGCCGGGCTGCGCTGCGAGACGAAGGAAGACGTCGACGCCACCATCCGCCGCGCGATGGAGATCAACGACCGCCCCGTCGTGATCGACTTCGTCGTGGGGAAGGATGCCCAGGTGTGGCCGATGGTCGCGGCCGGCACCGGCAACGACGAGATCATGGCGGTCCGGGGCATCCGGCCGCTGTTCGACGACGATGAGGTTTCGGTGGAGACGACCGAGGCCGCCGCGGAAGCCGCTGGGGAGGGTGAGCGCTGAGATGAGCGTCCACACGCTGAGTGTCCTGGTCGAGAACAAGCCGGGTGTGCTCGCGCGCGTCTCGGGCCTGTTCTCCCGCCGCGGTTTCAACATCGAGTCCCTCGCCGTCGGGCCCACGGAGAACCCCGAGGTGTCCCGCATGACGATCGTGGTCGCCGTCGAAGAGCTACCGCTCGAGCAGGTGACCAAGCAGCTCAACAAACTGGTCAATGTGATCAAAATAGTCGAGCTGGAGCAGTCGACCGCCGTGCAGCGCGAACTGCTGCTGGTCAAGGTGCGTGCCGACAACACCGTGCGCAGCCAGGTCCTCGAAACCGTCCAGCTCTTCCGGGCCAAGGTGGTCGACGTCTCCCCGGAGGCACTCACCGTCGAAGCCACCGGGACGTCCGACAAGATCGGTGCGCTGCTGCGGATGCTGGAGCCCTATGGCATCCGCGAGCTGGTGCAGTCAGGCATGGTCGCGGTGGGGCGGGGCGCCCGTTCCATCACCGCCACTTCACCGCGTTAACGAAGTAAGTCAGGAAAGGAAGCAGTACCCCCATGGCAGTGGAAATTTTCTACGACGACGACGCCGACCTCTCGATCATCCAGGGGCGCAAGGTCGCTGTCATCGGCTACGGCAGCCAGGGCCACGCCCACTCGCTGAGCCTGCGCGACTCCGGCGTCGACGTCCGCATCGGCCTGCCCGAGGGGTCCAAGTCGCGGGCGAAGGCCGAGGAGCAGGGCCTGCGCGTGCTCACCCCGGCCGAGGCGTCGGCCGAAGCCGACCTGATCATGATCCTGGCGCCGGACACCAAGCAGCGCCACATCTACGAGCAGGACATCGCGCCGAACCTCAAGGACGGCGACGCGATCTTCTTCGGGCACGGCTTCAACATCCGCTACGACCTGATCAAGCCGCCGGCCAACGTCGACGTCGCGATGGTCGCCCCGAAGGGCCCGGGCCACCTCGTCCGCCGCCAGTTCGTCGACGGCAAGGGCGTCCCGGCGCTCATCGCCGTCGAGCAGGACGCCTCCGGCAACGCCCAGGCGCTCGCCCTCTCCTACGCGGCCGCCATCGGTGGCGCCCGCGCCGGTGTCATCAAGACGACCTTCACCGAGGAGACCGAGACCGACCTCTTCGGCGAGCAGGCCGTGCTCTGCGGTGGCGCGTCCGCGCTGGTGCAGACCGGTTTCGAGGTGCTCACCGAGGCCGGTTACGCCCCGGAGATCGCCTACTTCGAGGTGCTGCACGAGCTGAAGCTGATCGTCGACCTGATGTACGAGGGCGGCATCGCGCGCCAGCGTTACTCGATCTCCGACACCGCCGAGTACGGCGACCTGACCCGCGGCCCGCGCGTCATCTCGCCAGCGGTCAAGGAAGAGATGAAGAAGATCCTCGGCGAGATCCAGGACGGCACGTTCGCCCGCGAATGGGTCGCCGAGGACGAGGCCGGCCGGCCGAACTTCACCAAGCTCGAGGAGCAGGGCAACCAGCACCCGATCGAGGCGACCGGCAAGAAGCTGCGCGACCTGATGTCGTGGGTGGACCGGCCGATCACCGAGACCGCCTGAGTTTCGTAGACCGTGAAGGGGACGTCCGAGCCGGACGTCCCCTTCACTGCGTTCGGTGCCTGGGTGGTTACGCTGATGGCATGAGTGAGCAGCCGGCCGACGACAAGGCGCACCTCCGGGACCAGCTGGACTTCACCGACGCCGAGTGGATCCGGGCCGAGCCGGAGGGTGTCACCCTCGACGAGTGCGTCGAGTACGTGTTCATCTCGCACACCGACGGCGTCACCTACACCGCGATGCGGAAGTCGCCGGATCCGGAGGGCGTGATCCTCGTCTTCACCCCGTCGGAGTGGGACGCGTTCCTCAAGGGCGTCCGCGACGGCGAGTTCACGCTGCCCCAAGACCTCGAAGAGGCTTAGGAACCCAGGCGGGCGGCCAACGCGGGGATCGTCCCGGTGTCACCCGCGACGGCGAGGTGGTCGCCGTAGTCGCGGGACTCGACGATCAGGCCGTCGCGGATCCGCATCACGAAGATGTTCGCGATCCGCACCGGGCGGCCGCCGTGCTCGCCCTGGTAGGCGAACTCGCCGATCAGCACCTCCGGGTCGGTGGTCTGGTAGGTGACCAGGTCCGCCACTGAAAAGCCGGGGTTGAGCGCCTTCCCGGCCTCGAAGTGCGCGCGCAGCTCGTCGCGGGTCCGCACCACACCCGAGCCCGGCAGGAACGGGTGCGTCACGTGGGTTTTCTCGGCGTACAGCTCCGGCAGCTCGTCCCACCGCGCGCCCGCGACGCCGAACACGAGCCGCTCGAACACGGTGCCCGCGCTCTCCTGGGTGACCGGCGAGAGTTCGCGTGGCGGCGCCTGTTCGTAGGCCTTCGGCAGCTGTTCGACGCCATCGCGGATCGCGGCGAGCCGCAGGTAGTCGTGGTAGTCGCGGGATCCGACGATCAGGCCGTCGCGGATCCGCAGGACCTGGATGTTGGCCGTGACGTCGGTCTTGCCGGTCTCGACCGACTCGGCGTCGTAGTCGTATTCGGCGACGATCACCTCGGGGTCGGTGGTCTCGTGGACGACGACGTTCTTGCGCTTGAGCCGGACCATCCCGGCGAGCGTGCCGGCGAACCGCTCGTGGACCGCCGCGCGGCCGGTGAGGCGGGTCGGCCGCGGCACGGCCTGGGGATGTTCGACGACGGTGTCCTCGGCGTAGAGCGCGGAAAGCTCGCCGAACCGTCCTTCGGAGATGCCGTCGGACAGCGCGGCGAACACGTCGCGGGGTGTGGTCACAAATCCTCCCAGGGACAAAACGGAGTCTGTAGTCCGTCTCGACGATACGGACTACAGACTCCGGTTGTCTACAGGTCGGCCAGCAGCTCCTTCGCGGCCGGCTGGTCGCAGTGCTCGGCCCAGGACTCCGGTGTGCTGTCGAAGAGCGCGTCCCGCGCGGTGAGGTCGGCGCCGCCTTCGACGAGCACCCGGATCACGTCGAGGTGCCCGGACTGCGCCGCCAGGTGCAGGGCGGTGGCGCCTTCACCGTGGTTCGGCCCGCCGAACGTGCCCGCGTGGTTCACGTCGGCGCCGAGGTCGAGCAGCGTCCGGACCGCCGCGAGCTTGCCGGACGCGGCCGCCCAGGTCAGGGCCGTGCCGCGGTAGACGTCGGCGTCGAGGCGGGCGCCGCGCGCGACGAGCGTGCGCAGGGCGTCGGCGCGGTCGTTGCGCGCCGCCCAGGCCAGGGCCTCGTCGCGGACCTCCGCCGGGTCGTCGCCCGGGCGCCAGGCCGGGAAGCCGCTGTGCGGGCGGTAGAACCCGCGATGGGCGCCGGCCGCCGCAGTCGGCGTCCCGTCCGGTTTCAGCAGCTCGTCGAGGAGCGCGGCGTGGCCGAGCCCGGCCGCGACGCGCAGGTTGCCGGGGGCGAGATCCCGCGCCGCCAGCTTCTCCGCAGCCTCGCGGTGGCCCCAGAACAAGGCGACGACCAGGGGAGTGCCGCCGTCTCCGCGCGCGGAGACGGCGACCGGCGCGCCCGCGTCGAGCAGGAGGTCGACGAGCCGCGCCTGGTTGCTGTAAGTGGCTTGGTGCAGCGGCGTCCAGCCGTGGACGTTGCCGCGCGCCGGGTCCGCGCCGTGGTCCAGCAGGACCCGGCTGAGCCGCTCGTCGCCGGTCGCGCCGGCCATGCCGAGCAGGTCGTTGCCGTTGGTGCCGCGGGCGGTGACGAGCCCGGGGAACCCGGCGAGCAGTGTTGCCAGCACGCCGGGATCCCGCGCCTCGACCGCGCGGTACGCCCGGGCGAACGGCTCACCACTGTCCACAAGCGACTTGATGTGCTCGCGAAGTGCCTTCCAGGAAACGAAACCGTGCTCGCGGGCGACGACCGCGCGGGCGCCGTCCCGGGTGAACGGCTGGTTCCAGCGGTCGAACGGCTCCCGCGCCCCGGGCGTCCCGTCTTCGGCGGACGCGAGCAGGCCGAGCGCGCGCCCGGCGTAGTAGTGGACGTCCTGGTGGTACGGGTGCTGCAGGGTTTCGCCGTGCTCGGCGACGCGACGGACGTACGCCTGCAGCTTCGGCCAGCTCGGGAAACCGTGCTCCCGGGCGATCCGGAACTGCGCCTCGGACAGCTTCACGGCTTCGGCGCGCGCGAGGTCCTTCGCGCGCTTTCGGAGCTGGTCCAGGCTGGGGTTGGCGGGCAAGGTGCCCATGGTGCCTTCCTTCCCTCGTCGCCCGTGGTCCGCCGGCACCGGGCAGGAAAGAAGGTGCGGAGCTGGTGGTGCGGTGCTGCGGGGGTGGGCTCGGCCCTTTCCGCGGACGGGACGCGGCCCTCACCGCGTCCCGCCAGCGTACCTCGGCGTGATGGAAGGGTCAGCACGCGTGATGGGAGGGTCGACACGCGTGATTGGAGGGTCGACACGGCGAAAGGGGACATTCGGTGCCGTGTCGACTCCCCAATCACGCGTGTCGACCCTGTGATCACGGGAGGAGGTCGGCCAATCTGCGGTAGGAGTCCTTGGTGCGGGCCAGGACCTGGACGCAGACGTGGTCGGCGCCGGCGTCGAGGTGGGCCCGGATCCGGTCCGCCGCCTGCTGCCCGCCGACCGCGACGAGGGCGCCGACCAGGCGGTCGCTGCCGCCGTCGGCCAGGTCCTCGTCGGTGAAGCCGAGCCGGCGGAGGTTCGCCCGGTGGTGCGCGGCGAGCTTCACGTACCCGGCGACGTGCTCGCGGGCCACCTCCCGCGAGCTGTCCAGGACCACGGCCTGCTCGACGGCCAGGTACTTGCCCGGGCCGAGCCGCTCCCGGGCCAGCGCCGTGTGCTCCGGCGGGACGAAGTACGGGTGGGCGCCGTCCGCCCGCTCGGCCGACAGGTCGAGAGCGCGAGGGCCGAGCGCCGCGAGCAGCCTGAGTGGCCGGGGAGACGGCTGCGGTTGCCCGGGCAGCTCGGCCGCGTCCATGCCGTCCAGGTAGTCGCGGATCGCGGCCAGCGGCCGCGTGCCCGGGCGGTGCCCGCCGATGCCCGCGATGAACCGGCCCGGGTAGGCCTCGCCCAAGGCCCGGACGGCTCCCTCCGCCGCGAGCGGGGAACGCTGGTCGAAGCGGGCGATCCCGGTGGCCACCACGAGTTCCGACGTCGCCGCGAGCAGCAGCGCCGCCTGGGTGAACGCTTCCCGCCCGGCGTACTCGCCGAACCACAGCTGCGTGAAGCCCAGCTCTTCGACCTCGGTGGCGGTCCGCCGCAGCTCGTCGATCGGGTCGCCGTCGAAGAACTGCCAGATCCCGACGCTCATCGGAGCACCGCCGGGGCCAGTTCGGCCAGGATGTCCACTGTGGAGTCGAAGGTGGCCGCGGCCGGCGTCAGCAGCACGTGGTCCGCGCCCGCGTCGAGCAGCTCGTCCAGGCGTTTCGCGATGGTTCCCGCGTCACCCCACAAAACGAGGTCGTCGACGAACCGGTCGCTCGGGCCGGAGATGTCGGCATCGCTGTAGCCGAGCCGTTTCCAGCCCGCGAGATACGCCTTGACGTGGTGCTCACGCGAGAGCGCCACCCGCTTCCGGACGCTTTCGCGGGCGTCCTCGCGCTTCCCGAGCAGCACCGTCTGCTGCGGGATCAGCAGCTTGTCCGGCCCGAGGATCTCCCGGGCGTACGGCGTGTGGCCGACCGGCTGGGCGAACGGGTGCGCGCCGTCGGCGTGGTCGCGCGACAGTTCCAGCATCTTCGGCCCGACGGCGGCCAGCACACGCGGAAACGCCACCGGTGAAGGGTTTTCCGCGGCAATGGCGTCCATTTCGGACAGATAGGCGCGCATCCGGTCGAGTGGCCGGTACTCCTCGCCGGCCTTCGCCGCCTGGAACGCGTGCCCGACGCCGACGCCGAGCACGAACCGGCCGGGGTGCGCTTGGGCCAGGGTGGCGCCGCCCTTCTCGGCGGTCACCCCGGGCCGGGCCCAGAGGTTGGCGATGCCGGTGCCGAGCACGACGTCCGGCACCGACGCGAGCAGGTCGCCGAAGTGGGCGAACACCTCGCGCGAGCCGGGACCTTCACCGCTCCAGACCGAGCGGTAGCCGAGCTCGGCGAGCCGGCGGGTGGCCGCGCGCTCGACGTCCGGCGGCGGGGCCAGCGGGGCACTCGGCAGCCAGGCGCCGATGGCGCCGAGCCGGGCCCGGGTTTCTTCGATCAGGGTCATCCTCGTCCCTCCAGTAATATGAGGCTGCCTCCGGTTAATATACGGAGGCAGCCTCCGATTGGCTACCCGGTAAGCTCGGCGGGGCGATGACCGAAGTCAAGCCGATGCGCGCGGACGCCCGCCGCAACTACGAACGCCTCCTTGAGGAGGCGCAGCGCGCCTTCGCCGAACACGGCGTCGAGGCGTCGCTGGAGGACATCGCCCGCCGGGCCGGCGTCGGCATCGGCACGCTCTACCGGCACTTCCCGACCCGCGACGCCCTGCTCGAGACCCTCCTGCGGGCCCGGTTCGACGGCCAGGCCGAGCGGGCCCGCGAGCTGCTCACCGACCCGGCGCCCCTTGACGCGCTGCAGGCGTGGCTGCTCGGGCTCGGCGACACCACCGGCACCTTCCGAGGCTTGGCCGAGCTGACGGCCGACGCGCTCAACGACGAGACGTCCCGCTTGTACGCTTCGTGTCACGCCATGCGGGACGCGGCGTCCCAGCTGGTGGAACGCGCGAAGGCGGCGGGGGAGCTGCGCGCGGACGTCACCACGCACGAACTGCTTCTGTTGCTGCACGCGGCATCCTGGGCGGGGCCGCACCTGCCCGGCGACGCGGGCATGCAGCGCCTGCTGGCTCTTGTTTTCGAGGGATTACGAGCGAGTTAACACCGTGGGAAGCCAGGACGTGCTCCTGCGCGTTAAACTCCCGCTCGACTGCCGCACAACGACGTGCTGAGACCGTCTGTCGACACATATGAACGTCCTGGAAGTGACCAGATAGTGGGAGCAGCATCGTGAGCAAGCCCAGTCTCCAACGTCCAGTTGTCCTCATCGCGGAGAAGCTCGCCCCCTCCGTGCTGAGTGTGTTCGGTGACGAGGTGGAGGTCCGGCACGTCGACGGCACGGACCGAGCCGCGCTGCTGGAGGCGGTGAAGAGCGCCGACGCGCTCCTGGTCCGGTCCGCCACCAAGGTCGACGCCGAGGTCTTCGCCGCCACGACCCAGCTCAAGGTCGTCGCCCGGGCCGGGGTCGGCCTGGACAACGTCGAGGTGCCCGCCGCCACCGAGCGTGGTGTCCTCGTCGTGAACGCCCCGACGTCCAACATCGTCTCCGCCGCCGAGCACGCCGTGGCGCTGCTGCTGGCCGTCGCGCGCCGCATCCCGGCCGCCGACCAGAGCCTGCGCGGCGGCGAGTGGAAGCGCAGCTCGTTCTCCGGTGTCGAGCTGCAGGGCAAGACCGTCGGTGTCGTGGGCCTCGGCAAGATCGGCCAGCTGTTCGCGCAGCGTCTCGCCGCTTTCGACGCGAAGCTCATCGCGTACGACCCGTACGTCTCGGCCGCGCGCGCCGCGCAGCTGGGCATCGAGCTCGTCACCCTCGACGAGCTGCTGACCCGCGCCGACGCCATCTCCATCCACCTGCCGAAGACGCCGGAGACCAAGGGCCTCATCGACGCCGAGGCGCTGAAGAAGACCAAGCCGGGCGTCATCATCGTGAACGCCGCCCGCGGCGGGCTGATCGTCGAGCAGGACCTGGCCGACGCGCTGCGCTCGGGCCACGTCGGCGGCGCCGGCGTCGACGTCTTCGTCACCGAGCCGACCACGTCCAGCCCGCTGTTCGAGCTGGAGAACGTCGTCGTCACCCCGCACCTGGGCGCCTCCACGGCCGAGGCGCAGGACCGCGCGGGCACCGACGTCGCGAAGTCGACGCTGCTGGCCCTGCGCGGCGACTTCGTGCCGGACGCGGTGAACGTCTCCGGCGGCGGCGCGGTCGGCGAGCACGTGCGCCCGTACTTGTCGCTGGTGCAGAAGCTCGGCACGCTGCTCACCGCGCTCAACCCGAAGGCGCCGACGTCGGTCGAGGTCGTCGTCAAGGGCGAGCTGTCGGCCGAGGACACCTCGGTGCTGCAGCTGGCCGCCCTGCGCGGGGTGTTCACCGGCGTGGTCGAGGACCAGGTCACGTTCGTCAACGCGCCGCAGCTCGCGGAGAAGCTCGGCGTCCAGGTGCAGCTGACCACGGAGTCGGAGAGCCCGAAGTTCCGCAACCTGGTCACCCTGCGCGCGGTGCACGCCGACGGCGCGACGCTGACGGTGTCCGGCTCGGTCACCGGCAAGGACGAGGCCGAGAAGCTCGTCGAGGTCAACGGCCGCGGGTTCGACCTGCGCGCCGAGGGCACCGTGCTGCTGGTCGAGTACCCGGACCGCCCGGGCGTGATGGGCCGCGTCGGCACGCTGCTCGGCGAAGCCGGCATCAACATCGAGGCCGCGCAGATCAGCCAGACCACCGACGGCTCCGACGCCGTGATGCTGCTGCGCGTCGACCGCCACATCGACGCGCACCTGCTGGAGCCGATCGGCGCCGCGGTGGGTGCGCACACGATCCGCGCCGTCGACTTCAACTGACGTCTCCGGCCCTGAAGGCCCCTTCGCCGCATTCGGCGAGGGGGCCTTCGTGCGTCCGGCGAGGATTCAGTTTGCCCGGCCACCGCGGGGTCCGGAACCGCAATCACATTCACATAACGGACTTCTTTGCCTACCTAAGTAGGTGTTTTGGGGCATTAA is a window from the Amycolatopsis sp. NBC_00355 genome containing:
- the ilvN gene encoding acetolactate synthase small subunit, giving the protein MSVHTLSVLVENKPGVLARVSGLFSRRGFNIESLAVGPTENPEVSRMTIVVAVEELPLEQVTKQLNKLVNVIKIVELEQSTAVQRELLLVKVRADNTVRSQVLETVQLFRAKVVDVSPEALTVEATGTSDKIGALLRMLEPYGIRELVQSGMVAVGRGARSITATSPR
- the ilvC gene encoding ketol-acid reductoisomerase yields the protein MAVEIFYDDDADLSIIQGRKVAVIGYGSQGHAHSLSLRDSGVDVRIGLPEGSKSRAKAEEQGLRVLTPAEASAEADLIMILAPDTKQRHIYEQDIAPNLKDGDAIFFGHGFNIRYDLIKPPANVDVAMVAPKGPGHLVRRQFVDGKGVPALIAVEQDASGNAQALALSYAAAIGGARAGVIKTTFTEETETDLFGEQAVLCGGASALVQTGFEVLTEAGYAPEIAYFEVLHELKLIVDLMYEGGIARQRYSISDTAEYGDLTRGPRVISPAVKEEMKKILGEIQDGTFAREWVAEDEAGRPNFTKLEEQGNQHPIEATGKKLRDLMSWVDRPITETA
- a CDS encoding DUF397 domain-containing protein, which codes for MSEQPADDKAHLRDQLDFTDAEWIRAEPEGVTLDECVEYVFISHTDGVTYTAMRKSPDPEGVILVFTPSEWDAFLKGVRDGEFTLPQDLEEA
- a CDS encoding nuclear transport factor 2 family protein — its product is MTTPRDVFAALSDGISEGRFGELSALYAEDTVVEHPQAVPRPTRLTGRAAVHERFAGTLAGMVRLKRKNVVVHETTDPEVIVAEYDYDAESVETGKTDVTANIQVLRIRDGLIVGSRDYHDYLRLAAIRDGVEQLPKAYEQAPPRELSPVTQESAGTVFERLVFGVAGARWDELPELYAEKTHVTHPFLPGSGVVRTRDELRAHFEAGKALNPGFSVADLVTYQTTDPEVLIGEFAYQGEHGGRPVRIANIFVMRIRDGLIVESRDYGDHLAVAGDTGTIPALAARLGS
- a CDS encoding ankyrin repeat domain-containing protein; amino-acid sequence: MGTLPANPSLDQLRKRAKDLARAEAVKLSEAQFRIAREHGFPSWPKLQAYVRRVAEHGETLQHPYHQDVHYYAGRALGLLASAEDGTPGAREPFDRWNQPFTRDGARAVVAREHGFVSWKALREHIKSLVDSGEPFARAYRAVEARDPGVLATLLAGFPGLVTARGTNGNDLLGMAGATGDERLSRVLLDHGADPARGNVHGWTPLHQATYSNQARLVDLLLDAGAPVAVSARGDGGTPLVVALFWGHREAAEKLAARDLAPGNLRVAAGLGHAALLDELLKPDGTPTAAAGAHRGFYRPHSGFPAWRPGDDPAEVRDEALAWAARNDRADALRTLVARGARLDADVYRGTALTWAAASGKLAAVRTLLDLGADVNHAGTFGGPNHGEGATALHLAAQSGHLDVIRVLVEGGADLTARDALFDSTPESWAEHCDQPAAKELLADL
- a CDS encoding TIGR03620 family F420-dependent LLM class oxidoreductase; the encoded protein is MSVGIWQFFDGDPIDELRRTATEVEELGFTQLWFGEYAGREAFTQAALLLAATSELVVATGIARFDQRSPLAAEGAVRALGEAYPGRFIAGIGGHRPGTRPLAAIRDYLDGMDAAELPGQPQPSPRPLRLLAALGPRALDLSAERADGAHPYFVPPEHTALARERLGPGKYLAVEQAVVLDSSREVAREHVAGYVKLAAHHRANLRRLGFTDEDLADGGSDRLVGALVAVGGQQAADRIRAHLDAGADHVCVQVLARTKDSYRRLADLLP
- a CDS encoding TIGR03620 family F420-dependent LLM class oxidoreductase, with amino-acid sequence MTLIEETRARLGAIGAWLPSAPLAPPPDVERAATRRLAELGYRSVWSGEGPGSREVFAHFGDLLASVPDVVLGTGIANLWARPGVTAEKGGATLAQAHPGRFVLGVGVGHAFQAAKAGEEYRPLDRMRAYLSEMDAIAAENPSPVAFPRVLAAVGPKMLELSRDHADGAHPFAQPVGHTPYAREILGPDKLLIPQQTVLLGKREDARESVRKRVALSREHHVKAYLAGWKRLGYSDADISGPSDRFVDDLVLWGDAGTIAKRLDELLDAGADHVLLTPAAATFDSTVDILAELAPAVLR
- a CDS encoding TetR/AcrR family transcriptional regulator; translated protein: MTEVKPMRADARRNYERLLEEAQRAFAEHGVEASLEDIARRAGVGIGTLYRHFPTRDALLETLLRARFDGQAERARELLTDPAPLDALQAWLLGLGDTTGTFRGLAELTADALNDETSRLYASCHAMRDAASQLVERAKAAGELRADVTTHELLLLLHAASWAGPHLPGDAGMQRLLALVFEGLRAS
- the serA gene encoding phosphoglycerate dehydrogenase, coding for MSKPSLQRPVVLIAEKLAPSVLSVFGDEVEVRHVDGTDRAALLEAVKSADALLVRSATKVDAEVFAATTQLKVVARAGVGLDNVEVPAATERGVLVVNAPTSNIVSAAEHAVALLLAVARRIPAADQSLRGGEWKRSSFSGVELQGKTVGVVGLGKIGQLFAQRLAAFDAKLIAYDPYVSAARAAQLGIELVTLDELLTRADAISIHLPKTPETKGLIDAEALKKTKPGVIIVNAARGGLIVEQDLADALRSGHVGGAGVDVFVTEPTTSSPLFELENVVVTPHLGASTAEAQDRAGTDVAKSTLLALRGDFVPDAVNVSGGGAVGEHVRPYLSLVQKLGTLLTALNPKAPTSVEVVVKGELSAEDTSVLQLAALRGVFTGVVEDQVTFVNAPQLAEKLGVQVQLTTESESPKFRNLVTLRAVHADGATLTVSGSVTGKDEAEKLVEVNGRGFDLRAEGTVLLVEYPDRPGVMGRVGTLLGEAGINIEAAQISQTTDGSDAVMLLRVDRHIDAHLLEPIGAAVGAHTIRAVDFN